A region of Deinococcus multiflagellatus DNA encodes the following proteins:
- a CDS encoding helix-turn-helix domain-containing protein — MTVDEFEQLISCRLRQLPARDPQVKKIATALGVTAPFIRQLVKGERRIPPRHLHALSTHVGLSYAITVIDSRTGQAVKAPAGDELEPLP; from the coding sequence ATGACTGTCGACGAGTTTGAGCAGCTGATTTCTTGCAGGCTCCGCCAGTTGCCGGCCCGCGATCCTCAGGTCAAAAAAATCGCCACCGCGCTTGGAGTGACTGCGCCGTTCATCCGCCAGTTGGTGAAAGGAGAGCGCCGCATTCCACCACGGCACCTGCATGCCTTATCGACTCATGTTGGGTTGAGCTACGCCATCACCGTCATCGACAGCCGGACTGGTCAGGCCGTGAAGGCTCCAGCAGGCGATGAGTTAGAGCCTCTGCCCTGA
- a CDS encoding CAP domain-containing protein — MTKRRTMCSAVLLTACVTACGETPKTPEYTPEPAFSLARAALAPDVFETREAQALTVINAARAQGITCVSATGVKTAYPPAGALTFEGHLQRAAEWHAQDMRDRAYIAHQAPAPAPYGADPIDRVLRAGYQPPKGFRNGENLALGYRNPQEVVQAWLDSKQGHCETLARKDYVDIGVAAVDNFWALEVASPL, encoded by the coding sequence ATGACCAAGCGCCGCACGATGTGCTCTGCCGTCCTCCTCACCGCATGTGTGACTGCCTGTGGAGAAACCCCCAAGACCCCCGAGTACACCCCTGAACCCGCTTTCTCGCTCGCTCGGGCTGCTCTGGCGCCAGACGTCTTCGAAACCAGAGAAGCGCAGGCCCTGACAGTCATCAATGCGGCCAGGGCACAAGGGATTACCTGCGTGTCCGCCACTGGTGTCAAAACGGCGTATCCCCCTGCTGGCGCTCTCACTTTTGAAGGTCACCTGCAGCGGGCAGCGGAGTGGCACGCTCAGGACATGCGTGACCGAGCCTATATCGCGCACCAAGCCCCTGCGCCCGCGCCCTACGGTGCAGACCCGATTGACCGGGTTCTGCGTGCAGGCTACCAGCCACCCAAAGGTTTCCGGAATGGTGAAAATCTGGCTCTGGGCTACCGCAATCCGCAAGAAGTGGTGCAGGCGTGGCTGGACAGCAAACAGGGTCACTGCGAGACCCTCGCGAGGAAGGACTACGTCGATATCGGCGTGGCGGCCGTGGACAACTTCTGGGCTCTTGAGGTGGCCAGCCCCCTATAA
- a CDS encoding PRTRC system ThiF family protein, translating into MPKSIPSAQPWALHKNLLGTKPLSVALVGVGGTGSEVMTILTQMHAALVAKGRGGLYVHVFDPDTVSEANIVRQRYHHADLGRNKAEVLVRRVNLACGLNWRSYARKFDGAAARDSWDIVLSCVDTRAARAALHKAAFASGLRSWQLWLDFGNMADYGQCVLGTPRSRQHALTNPLPCATELHPDLIDLTVPDDDVPSCSVLEALSKQNLMVNKMVATLGMQLLWDGLWTGKLQYHGYYFNFATGQAVALPVPLPTRRRTVRQVSGAAA; encoded by the coding sequence ATGCCAAAGTCGATCCCTTCTGCCCAACCCTGGGCACTGCACAAAAACCTGCTCGGCACCAAACCACTCAGCGTGGCGCTTGTTGGCGTGGGTGGCACCGGCTCAGAAGTGATGACCATCCTGACTCAGATGCACGCCGCACTGGTTGCCAAAGGGCGAGGAGGTCTGTACGTGCACGTGTTTGATCCAGATACGGTCTCAGAAGCGAATATCGTGCGCCAGCGGTATCACCACGCCGATTTGGGTCGGAACAAAGCCGAAGTCCTGGTCCGGCGGGTCAATCTGGCTTGTGGACTGAACTGGCGCAGCTACGCCCGCAAGTTTGACGGCGCCGCCGCTCGGGACTCATGGGACATCGTCTTGTCCTGCGTGGACACCCGCGCCGCGCGCGCGGCGCTTCACAAGGCCGCGTTCGCCTCGGGTCTCAGAAGCTGGCAGCTGTGGCTTGATTTTGGAAACATGGCTGACTACGGTCAGTGTGTGCTCGGTACGCCGCGTTCGCGCCAGCACGCATTGACCAACCCGTTGCCCTGCGCCACGGAACTTCATCCTGACCTGATTGATCTGACCGTGCCCGATGACGACGTGCCCAGTTGCTCTGTGCTGGAGGCCCTGAGCAAGCAAAATCTGATGGTCAACAAGATGGTGGCCACTCTTGGCATGCAGCTGCTCTGGGATGGCCTATGGACGGGGAAACTTCAGTACCACGGGTACTACTTTAATTTTGCGACGGGGCAGGCGGTGGCCCTGCCCGTTCCCCTGCCGACCCGGCGCCGGACGGTCCGGCAGGTCTCTGGCGCGGCCGCCTAG